The following is a genomic window from Carassius carassius chromosome 24, fCarCar2.1, whole genome shotgun sequence.
ATTTGCATCCGATGAAGATGCAAGAAGAGCGATGACGCGCTCGGGAGGCTGCATTAAGGGCTCTCCTGTCAACTTGCTCCTGAGTAGCAAGTCAGAAATGCAGAGTGTTCTCGAGGAAAGCACTAGAAGGCCTGAGTTAAAAAACAGGGGCACGTACAAGGAGGTTGTCAAAAGTCCTTCTGCAGAACGACGTCCTCTGGCATTCAATAAGGACCCAAGAGTAGACAAACGAAGGCTGGAACATCAGGAGATGAGGAACAGGCCACCTCCATCTTCATTCAGTGAGACACGACACCAGAGAGAAGGGAGCATGTCAGAGAGAGATGAACTTTACCTGAAATTGATAGGGATGCCGTTCTCTGCGACAAAGGACAACGTCTATACCTTTTTCAGTGGGTTACAGATTGATGACATTATGTTTTTGAGAAACCCCAAAGGATTGTTCAATGGCCAGAGTATTGTACGCTTTGCTTCCAAAATGGATGCAGTCGAAGGTCTAAAGAAGGATCGACAATACATGGGACCACGGTATATCCAACTAACAAGATGCTCTGAGGAGCAGTGGCTGGCTAAAGGAGGTCTCGTTAAAACAGACAGTCGGAAAAGGGCATCCTCAGAGCGAGCGAGATCTCGATCTCCCATTTCCTACAAGTCAAGATCACGATCGCCGTCTCATGAAGAATACTGCGTCATGTTTGAGAACTTGCCTTACATGGTTGAAAAGAGAGATTTGAGGGTGTTACTACATCCTGTTTCTCTGAAAGATGATCAGATTATTATCTTCGCCCAAAAAAAAGATGATAGGACCAAATCGGCTGTTGTGGTGTTTAGAAATCTCACAGACTATTGTGCTGGCTTGGCTCATGATAAGGAAATGTTGATGAACAAGGTAGTGTATGTGTCACCCATCTCCAAGGAGAAAATGGTCACCTTGTTGGAATCGTCTGTTGATGCGCGGGATGAGGGAAAAGGGTCAAGACGCTCTGCAGAAGCACCCCAGCCTCAACGAAACAATCCTGACTCACAGTTGAGGTGTCTCTATGTGCGCAATCTTCCATTTGATGTTCGTAAGGTGGAGATCATGGACTTCTTTAATGGATTTCCGCTGTCAGAGGATAGGGTTGTCTTATTGCGGGACGAAAGAGGAGCTGGGCTTGGTGAGGCTTTGGTGATCTTCCAGTCTGAGAAGGAGGCCATGACGGCACAGTCCCTAAACGGACAGAGGTTTCTTGGATCCGAAGTCATGCTTAAGTGCATAACGATGGGCCAGATGCAGAAGTTTGGCGTGAATGACCAGTTGATGGATAGCCCGCAAGAAAGGAACCTTCAGAGAACGGAAATCTACAAAGATGCTCCTCATTTTTCAAACACCCAGATGCCTCAAGATGATTTTGAGATGGAGCCTAATTTGCGCCTGGGTTATGAAGGTCGCGATCGGTTTGAGCCTAATTTTGGCCACATTGATGCATTTGGGCCGGGACCGGATGGTAATGGACATCAGTGTTATGGATCACCTGAACAACAACTTGATGGCCCAATTTGTCTTAAATTGGTCAATCTACCCTCTCAGATAAGGGTCGATGAGATTTATGACTTCTTCTATGGATACAGAGTGATTCCAGGTTCTGCATCATTGCTGTATGATAGAAATGGAGCTCCCAGACGTTCAGCAACGGTAGCATTCGAAAGCCACAGAGAGGCGCTCACTGCTCTTCAAGAATTAAATGGAAGACCAATTGGCACCAGGAAAATTCAGATTTTGTTTGTGTAGATATGCTTTTGGACTACAATGTTGTTGAAACTGGTGTTTTTCCtactttatttccttttttaaatctgtatgtgcTTTCTTTTTTCTCCGACTCAACGTTacgttaggttttttttttggcttgccTTTCATAAATCTGactttcataaatatttaatttagattCGTACTTTATATCTTGATTATTCTAAAATGATTCAATTGTATGCATGTTAGTGACAGTATCTAGAATTTTGTGCTTTTACTGTTAATGACTACAATTTAATATAAGATTCAAAAGAATCTTCTTAACATTGTGGATCCAGATAAATGTCAATTCATGTTTAATGTTATTAAATGCATCTGCTACTTCTGATTTCtttctctgtgcttttttttccttGCAGTGGTTCACATTGGGTTTCTTGCCTATAGTTAAGTTGATTTCATTGTCAATCCAATAATGATATTGTGATGcaatgcagcaaaaaaaaaaaaaaaattacttgcgtGCACACATATactggcacacacacatatatttatatgtgtgtatatatgtatatgtattttcaCCAAAAAGGTGAAAaattaagtcagttatttctatattttgctgtagtgtgtaagTAGGAAATAtcaagtttacatttccaaacatcccTTTTGccaataattgtaataatccagtgtgatttttgtatgcacaagtaatctgacaacagccagtgcagCACACTGAGATctgatattttttcttattttttatattaaaaaaaatgatgcttgtgattatggaaaggggctttACATTTTGAGTGCTTGCTGTGTTTGACCAATTGCAATGCACTGAGTCAGTCGGCCAATCAGAGCTGACTGCACTtctcggaaggagggactttgtagaaaacaacagGTTTGAAAGAGGCGGGGCATAggggacctacaataatgtacagtattttaaaaataatgtgtttttttgaacATAAAAGAATGTTAACATATTCTGTTataccaaaaacacaaaataatgatctaaaaagcatcatgacccctttaacagcAGTCAGTCAGATACACTCCTACTGACGGCTTCTACCAATCACGTGATCGACTAAGAAAGAAGATGACCTAGAGGACACTCCAGTACAATgaatctagtaaaaaaaaaaaaaaaaatatatatatatatatatatatacatacacacacacacacatatatatatatatactgcattggTAGAAGTGTGGGCCTGATATTTAATAACGATTGTGAGGAGATAATGCTAATTTTAGAGATGGTTAGTAATAAATTGTACTAGAACCagagtttttttttgtggaatctttgtaaagagcaaaaaagtacaaattaaataaaatattaataattttatatatatatatatatatatatatatatatatatatatgtgtgtgtgtgtgtgtgtgtgtgtgtgtgtgtggtacataAAAAAGGTCATACTGCTAAATTATTGGCATTACTCCGGGAGATTTAATAATTTCATGCAAAGAATATGTTAGTATGCACTTCATTTTGTAACAATGTCATTTTCTAGCAGGTTTAATGGAAAAGAGTGGCAGGAAACGAGCGCTGTGACAAACAACAGGTTGGTAAGTGAGGTCATAATTTTGAGTCACAATGGCCAGTAGAACGGTTTGTGTTGTCAAGTAAACCCAAAGCTAAGGTGTGGGTGATTAGTTGTTCACTGCAGGTTAGAAAGGGGGAACAATAAACATGTTCATCAAAACCAGTTttaagctggtctcccagcctgaccagctaaagAAGTGGTCAAAAGCCCTTTAAAATAAGCCTGCTTACCAGTTATGACCAGCTAAAACAAGGTAACCTGcttagaaatgtttttatttttttaagcagggAGTTGAAAAGAAAGTTAGTGCCCTTGTTATGAACAACacaccattcacacacacaaacgcctCAGCTGGTTGGCTTGTCTCAGTCTTGCTAGGCTGAGGCTAAAGAAGCAGTC
Proteins encoded in this region:
- the LOC132102852 gene encoding RNA-binding protein 12B-like, producing the protein MAVVIRLRGLRITAGSEEIRNFFTGLRIPDGGVHIIGGELEEAFIIFASDEDARRAMTRSGGCIKGSPVNLLLSSKSEMQSVLEESTRRPELKNRGTYKEVVKSPSAERRPLAFNKDPRVDKRRLEHQEMRNRPPPSSFSETRHQREGSMSERDELYLKLIGMPFSATKDNVYTFFSGLQIDDIMFLRNPKGLFNGQSIVRFASKMDAVEGLKKDRQYMGPRYIQLTRCSEEQWLAKGGLVKTDSRKRASSERARSRSPISYKSRSRSPSHEEYCVMFENLPYMVEKRDLRVLLHPVSLKDDQIIIFAQKKDDRTKSAVVVFRNLTDYCAGLAHDKEMLMNKVVYVSPISKEKMVTLLESSVDARDEGKGSRRSAEAPQPQRNNPDSQLRCLYVRNLPFDVRKVEIMDFFNGFPLSEDRVVLLRDERGAGLGEALVIFQSEKEAMTAQSLNGQRFLGSEVMLKCITMGQMQKFGVNDQLMDSPQERNLQRTEIYKDAPHFSNTQMPQDDFEMEPNLRLGYEGRDRFEPNFGHIDAFGPGPDGNGHQCYGSPEQQLDGPICLKLVNLPSQIRVDEIYDFFYGYRVIPGSASLLYDRNGAPRRSATVAFESHREALTALQELNGRPIGTRKIQILFV